One stretch of Amycolatopsis tolypomycina DNA includes these proteins:
- the sthA gene encoding Si-specific NAD(P)(+) transhydrogenase translates to MSEHEYDLIVIGSGPGGQKAAIAAAKLGKKVAVVDRHDMVGGVCVNTGTIPSKTLREAVLYLTGMNQRELYGASYRVKQDITIADLLARTQHVVGREVQVVRAQLMRNHIDLVDGTGSFTDPHTVLVEGRHRGDRRTLSADHVVIATGTRPARPKQVDFDAARVLDSDEILRLEQIPSSLVVVGAGVIGIEYASMFAALGSRVTVVEQRDHMLDFCDPEIVESLKFQLRDLGVTFRFGEKVADVAVNDHATITTLVSGKRIPADGVMYSAGRQGMTGELNLEAAGLTADERGRLAVDENYRTAVPHIYAVGDVIGFPALAATSMDQGRLAAYHAFGEPAHELGALQPIGIYTIPEISYVGATEAQLTSSSVPYEVGIARYRELARGQITGDSYGMLKLLVSTADRKLLGVHVFGTGATDLVHIGQAVMGCGGTVDYLVDAVFNYPTLSEAYKVAALDATNKIRALERFS, encoded by the coding sequence AGCTCGGCAAGAAGGTGGCGGTCGTCGACCGGCACGACATGGTCGGCGGGGTGTGCGTCAACACCGGCACGATCCCGTCCAAGACGCTGCGCGAGGCCGTGCTCTACCTGACCGGCATGAACCAGCGCGAGCTCTACGGCGCGAGCTACCGCGTCAAGCAGGACATCACCATCGCCGACCTGCTCGCGCGCACCCAGCACGTCGTCGGGCGCGAGGTCCAGGTCGTGCGCGCGCAACTGATGCGCAACCACATCGACCTGGTCGACGGCACCGGCTCGTTCACCGACCCGCACACCGTGCTGGTCGAGGGCCGCCACCGCGGCGACCGGCGGACGCTGTCGGCCGACCACGTCGTCATCGCCACCGGCACCCGGCCGGCGCGGCCGAAGCAGGTCGACTTCGACGCCGCCCGCGTGCTCGACTCCGACGAGATCCTGCGGCTCGAGCAGATCCCGTCCTCGCTGGTCGTGGTGGGCGCCGGGGTGATCGGGATCGAGTACGCGTCGATGTTCGCCGCGCTCGGATCGCGGGTCACCGTCGTCGAGCAGCGCGACCACATGCTCGACTTCTGCGACCCGGAGATCGTCGAGTCGCTCAAGTTCCAGCTGCGCGACCTCGGCGTCACGTTCCGCTTCGGCGAGAAGGTCGCGGACGTGGCGGTGAACGACCACGCGACGATCACGACCCTGGTCAGCGGCAAGCGCATCCCCGCCGACGGCGTGATGTACTCGGCGGGCCGCCAGGGCATGACCGGCGAGCTCAACCTCGAGGCGGCGGGCCTGACGGCGGACGAACGCGGCAGGCTGGCGGTCGACGAGAACTACCGCACGGCGGTCCCGCACATCTACGCGGTCGGCGACGTGATCGGCTTCCCGGCACTGGCGGCGACGTCGATGGACCAGGGCAGGCTCGCGGCCTACCACGCGTTCGGCGAGCCGGCGCACGAGCTGGGCGCGCTGCAGCCGATCGGCATCTACACGATCCCGGAGATCTCGTACGTCGGCGCGACCGAGGCCCAGCTGACGTCGTCGTCGGTGCCGTACGAGGTGGGCATCGCCCGCTACCGCGAGCTGGCACGCGGCCAGATCACGGGCGACAGCTACGGCATGCTCAAGCTCCTGGTGTCCACGGCCGACCGGAAACTCCTCGGCGTCCACGTGTTCGGCACGGGCGCAACGGACCTGGTCCACATCGGACAGGCGGTGATGGGCTGCGGCGGCACGGTCGACTACCTGGTGGACGCGGTGTTCAACTACCCGACGCTCTCGGAGGCGTACAAGGTCGCGGCACTGGACGCGACCAACAAGATCCGGGCGCTGGAGCGGTTTTCCTGA
- a CDS encoding intein-containing Rv2578c family radical SAM protein, which produces MRWDRQRTEEGEPALPGLEGLVRSVRSPEFDGVTFHEVHARSVLNKVPAGSGVPFGWTVNPYRGCSHACTYCLEGGTRILMADGRTKALSDLKVGDEIYGTRGHGASRRLVPTRVEAHWTTLRAAYRVTLEDGTRLVAGGDHRFLTSKGWKHVTGSKFGAAQRPHLEPGTELIGVGRFAPTPDETLGYRAGYLCGMLRSGGFAAEPDAAARALRYLPDFGASVGFLKVPPDPDAHWQRGFLAGVFDIAGDYGRGVLAVAHDEPEIADAFVAALARFGFAHQVDEVPKFPTRQEVRLLGGVGEVLRFFHVSNPAVGWKRSLEGAVIGASRRRVQAIEPLGLQLPLFDITTGTGDFVADGVVSHNCFARNTHTYLDFDAGRDFDTQVVVKINAPQVLAAQLKKPSWRREHVAMGTNTDPYQRAEGRYRLMPGIITALARSGTPLSVLTKGTVLARDLPLLRDVARDVPVGLAVSIALLDEELQHRLEPGTPSPRARLELVRKAREAGLPCSVLVAPVLPWLTDSEEALDALFARLADVGATSVTAFALHLRPGAREWFGRWLAGTHPELVPRYRELYARGSYVRKAYREGLAERVGPLLRRHGLDRKSGFDARAPELPAPAAAPVEQLRLL; this is translated from the coding sequence GTGCGATGGGATCGGCAGCGGACAGAGGAGGGTGAACCGGCACTGCCCGGGCTCGAGGGCCTGGTGCGATCGGTGCGGTCACCGGAATTCGACGGCGTCACCTTTCACGAGGTGCACGCGCGATCGGTGCTGAACAAGGTGCCCGCCGGCTCCGGCGTGCCGTTCGGCTGGACCGTCAACCCCTACCGCGGCTGCTCCCACGCCTGCACCTACTGCCTCGAGGGCGGCACCCGGATCCTGATGGCCGACGGCCGCACGAAGGCGTTGTCCGACCTGAAGGTCGGCGACGAGATCTACGGCACCCGCGGCCACGGCGCGTCCCGGCGCCTGGTGCCGACGCGCGTCGAAGCGCACTGGACGACCCTGCGCGCGGCCTACCGCGTCACCCTCGAAGACGGCACGCGGCTCGTCGCCGGTGGGGATCACCGGTTCCTCACGAGCAAGGGCTGGAAGCACGTCACCGGCAGCAAGTTCGGCGCCGCGCAGCGGCCGCACCTGGAGCCCGGCACCGAGCTGATCGGCGTCGGCCGGTTCGCGCCGACGCCGGACGAGACGCTCGGCTACCGGGCCGGCTACCTCTGCGGGATGCTGCGCTCCGGCGGGTTCGCCGCCGAGCCGGACGCCGCCGCGCGCGCACTGCGCTACCTGCCGGACTTCGGGGCGTCGGTGGGTTTCCTCAAGGTGCCGCCGGACCCGGACGCCCACTGGCAGCGCGGGTTCCTCGCCGGCGTCTTCGACATCGCCGGCGACTACGGCCGCGGCGTCCTCGCCGTGGCGCACGACGAGCCCGAGATCGCCGACGCCTTCGTCGCCGCGCTCGCCCGCTTCGGCTTCGCCCACCAGGTCGACGAAGTGCCGAAGTTCCCGACGCGCCAGGAGGTCCGGCTGCTCGGCGGCGTCGGCGAGGTGCTGCGGTTCTTCCACGTGAGCAACCCCGCGGTGGGGTGGAAGCGGTCGCTGGAAGGCGCGGTGATCGGCGCGAGCCGCCGCCGCGTGCAGGCGATCGAGCCGCTGGGCCTGCAACTGCCGCTGTTCGACATCACCACCGGCACCGGCGACTTCGTGGCCGACGGCGTGGTGTCGCACAACTGCTTCGCCCGCAACACCCACACCTACCTCGACTTCGACGCCGGCCGCGACTTCGACACCCAGGTGGTCGTCAAGATCAACGCCCCCCAGGTGCTGGCCGCGCAGCTGAAGAAGCCGTCGTGGCGGCGCGAGCACGTCGCGATGGGCACCAACACCGACCCCTACCAGCGCGCCGAGGGCCGCTACCGGCTGATGCCCGGCATCATCACGGCGCTGGCGCGGTCCGGCACGCCGCTGTCGGTGCTGACCAAGGGCACGGTGCTGGCCAGGGACCTGCCGCTGCTGCGTGACGTCGCCCGCGACGTGCCGGTCGGGCTCGCGGTGTCGATCGCCCTGCTCGACGAGGAGCTGCAGCACCGCCTCGAGCCGGGCACGCCGAGCCCGCGAGCGCGGCTGGAGCTGGTCCGCAAGGCACGCGAGGCCGGGCTGCCGTGCTCGGTGCTGGTGGCACCGGTCCTGCCCTGGCTGACCGACTCGGAGGAGGCACTCGACGCGCTGTTCGCCCGGCTCGCCGACGTCGGCGCGACGAGCGTGACGGCGTTCGCGCTCCACCTGCGCCCCGGTGCGCGCGAGTGGTTCGGCCGCTGGCTGGCGGGCACGCACCCGGAGCTCGTCCCGCGGTACCGGGAGCTGTACGCGCGGGGCAGTTACGTCCGGAAGGCCTATCGCGAGGGGCTGGCGGAGCGGGTGGGGCCGCTGTTGCGGCGGCACGGCCTGGACCGCAAGAGCGGGTTCGACGCGCGGGCCCCGGAGCTGCCGGCGCCCGCGGCGGCACCGGTGGAGCAGCTGCGCCTGCTGTGA
- the merB gene encoding organomercurial lyase has protein sequence MTTSQTDRVAAARLAWAALKLTRAGRHPVGVDRLAATVGVAPAEARRLVELIGFTLHRDLVSTGPAPRGAHHRLEPAEGTLGAGPDGTVDMFLLAIATGERVHAASVCPVTGTRIRIELVSQAIMLVDPPTAVVAAVDLGFGLDGVDAMACAGQPFFASASAAASWLVAHPGGRIYQVAAYLAQAHRLVAALETRPKYVL, from the coding sequence GTGACGACCTCGCAGACCGACCGTGTCGCGGCTGCCCGGCTCGCCTGGGCCGCGCTGAAGCTGACCCGGGCCGGCCGGCACCCGGTGGGCGTCGACCGGCTCGCCGCGACCGTCGGCGTCGCCCCGGCCGAAGCGCGGCGGCTCGTCGAGCTGATCGGGTTCACCCTGCACCGCGACCTCGTCTCGACCGGGCCCGCACCGCGCGGCGCCCACCACCGCCTCGAGCCTGCCGAAGGCACCCTCGGCGCGGGTCCGGACGGCACGGTCGACATGTTCCTGCTCGCCATCGCGACCGGCGAGCGCGTCCACGCCGCGTCCGTCTGCCCGGTCACCGGGACGCGCATCCGCATCGAGCTGGTGTCGCAGGCGATCATGCTGGTCGACCCGCCGACGGCCGTGGTCGCGGCGGTCGACCTCGGGTTCGGGCTGGACGGCGTCGACGCGATGGCGTGCGCGGGCCAGCCGTTCTTCGCCTCCGCGTCCGCGGCGGCGAGCTGGCTGGTGGCGCACCCGGGCGGGCGCATCTACCAGGTGGCCGCCTACCTGGCCCAGGCCCACCGGCTGGTCGCGGCGCTGGAGACCCGGCCCAAGTACGTCCTCTGA
- the aspS gene encoding aspartate--tRNA ligase, translating to MLRTHQAGTLRAGQAGQTVTLTGWVARRRDHGGVIFIDLRDASGVAQVVFREGEMAERAHALRSEFCVKIVGEVAKRPEGNANAEIPTGEIEVLATELEVLSESAPLPFPIDDRVDVGEEVRLKHRYLDLRRSGPAAAMRLRSEVSRAAREVLHAQDFVEIETPTMTRSTPEGARDFLVPARLKPGSWYALPQSPQLFKQLLMVGGMERYYQIARCYRDEDFRADRQPEFTQLDIEMSFVEQDDVIALGEDIVSALWKLIGHEIPRPIPRITYHEAMAKYGSDKPDLRFDLEITDMTEFFADTPFRVFQAPYVGAVVMAGGADQPRRQLDAWQEWAKQRGARGLAYILVNEDGTLGGPVAKNLSETERENVAAAAGAKAGDCIFFSAGKAASTQPLLGAARDEIGKRLGLIDENAWSFVWVVDAPLFAPVEDIGDDVAVGSGKWTAVHHAFTSPTPEWIDKFEQDPGNALAYAYDIVCNGNEIGGGSIRIHRGDVQKRVFSLMGLGEEEAQEKFGFLLDAFQFGPPPHGGIAFGWDRIVMLLAKADSLRDVIAFPKTGGGYDPLTAAPAPITAQQRKEAGIDAKPAAAPQN from the coding sequence GTGCTCCGCACCCATCAAGCCGGCACCCTGCGTGCCGGGCAGGCCGGACAGACCGTCACCCTCACCGGATGGGTGGCCCGGCGGCGCGATCACGGCGGCGTCATCTTCATCGACCTCCGCGATGCCAGCGGCGTCGCCCAGGTCGTCTTCCGCGAAGGCGAGATGGCCGAGCGCGCCCACGCGCTGCGGTCGGAGTTCTGCGTGAAGATCGTCGGCGAGGTCGCGAAGCGGCCCGAGGGCAACGCCAACGCCGAGATCCCCACCGGCGAGATCGAGGTCCTCGCGACCGAGCTCGAGGTGCTCTCCGAGTCCGCGCCGCTGCCGTTCCCGATCGACGACCGCGTCGACGTCGGCGAAGAGGTCCGCCTCAAGCACCGCTACCTCGACCTGCGCCGCAGCGGCCCGGCCGCGGCCATGCGGCTGCGCAGCGAGGTCAGCCGCGCCGCGCGCGAGGTGCTGCACGCCCAGGACTTCGTCGAGATCGAGACCCCGACGATGACCCGCTCGACGCCCGAAGGCGCGCGCGACTTCCTGGTCCCGGCCCGGCTCAAGCCCGGCTCCTGGTACGCGCTGCCGCAGTCGCCGCAGCTGTTCAAGCAGCTGCTCATGGTCGGCGGCATGGAGCGCTACTACCAGATCGCCCGCTGCTACCGCGACGAAGACTTCCGCGCCGACCGGCAGCCGGAGTTCACCCAGCTCGACATCGAGATGAGCTTCGTCGAGCAGGACGACGTCATCGCGCTCGGCGAGGACATCGTCTCCGCGCTGTGGAAGCTGATCGGCCACGAGATCCCGCGGCCCATCCCGCGCATCACCTACCACGAGGCCATGGCCAAGTACGGCTCCGACAAGCCGGACCTGCGCTTCGACCTCGAGATCACCGACATGACGGAGTTCTTCGCCGACACGCCCTTCCGCGTGTTCCAGGCCCCGTACGTCGGCGCGGTCGTCATGGCGGGCGGCGCCGACCAGCCGCGGCGCCAGCTCGACGCGTGGCAGGAGTGGGCGAAGCAGCGCGGCGCCCGCGGCCTCGCGTACATCCTCGTCAACGAAGACGGCACGCTCGGCGGCCCGGTCGCCAAGAACCTGTCCGAGACCGAGCGGGAGAACGTCGCCGCCGCGGCGGGCGCCAAGGCCGGCGACTGCATCTTCTTCTCCGCCGGCAAGGCCGCGTCGACGCAGCCGCTGCTCGGCGCCGCGCGCGACGAGATCGGCAAGCGGCTCGGCCTGATCGACGAGAACGCCTGGTCGTTCGTGTGGGTCGTCGACGCGCCGCTGTTCGCGCCGGTCGAGGACATCGGCGACGACGTCGCCGTCGGCTCCGGCAAGTGGACGGCGGTGCACCACGCGTTCACCTCGCCGACCCCGGAGTGGATCGACAAGTTCGAGCAGGACCCGGGCAACGCGCTCGCCTACGCCTACGACATCGTCTGCAACGGCAACGAGATCGGCGGCGGCTCGATCCGTATCCACCGCGGCGACGTCCAGAAGCGCGTCTTCTCGCTGATGGGCCTCGGCGAGGAGGAGGCGCAGGAGAAGTTCGGCTTCCTGCTCGACGCCTTCCAGTTCGGCCCCCCGCCGCACGGCGGCATCGCGTTCGGCTGGGACCGGATCGTCATGCTGCTGGCCAAGGCCGACTCGCTGCGTGACGTGATCGCGTTCCCGAAGACCGGCGGCGGCTACGACCCGCTGACCGCGGCGCCGGCGCCGATCACCGCGCAGCAGCGCAAGGAGGCCGGGATCGACGCGAAACCGGCCGCCGCCCCGCAGAACTAG
- a CDS encoding DUF389 domain-containing protein, which translates to MLHLRAVCPPDKTAEALDILRAHAGTAHLIVHRGAAVDPAGDLVEADIAREAADEIVDALCGLDLDHTGGITLEALDTALSDAADKAEETAPGEAADAVVWQELLGRTGEESRLNVTFLAFLTIACLLAAVGVLTNSAVTIVGAMVVGPEFGPLAALAVGLVLRHWQLVRQAAVALCAGFPAAMVVTLGGALLVRVTDVFGADAFRLDRNHEVDFVFSVGVPSLVVAMLAGAAGMLAMTSAKSAALVGVFISVTTVPAAGYAVVAAVAGEWSRCLQSVGQLLVNLLGIVAAAAIVLIVRRNGQRSRVEMRPLSRG; encoded by the coding sequence GTGCTGCACCTGAGGGCCGTGTGCCCGCCGGACAAGACCGCCGAGGCGCTCGACATCCTGCGGGCCCACGCCGGCACCGCGCACCTCATCGTGCACCGCGGTGCCGCCGTGGACCCCGCGGGTGACCTGGTCGAGGCCGACATCGCCCGCGAGGCCGCGGACGAGATCGTCGACGCCCTGTGCGGGCTCGACCTCGACCACACCGGCGGGATCACGCTCGAAGCACTCGACACCGCGCTGTCCGACGCCGCCGACAAGGCGGAAGAGACGGCGCCGGGCGAAGCGGCGGACGCCGTCGTGTGGCAGGAACTGCTCGGCCGCACGGGTGAGGAGTCGCGGCTGAACGTGACGTTCCTGGCGTTCCTCACCATCGCCTGCCTGCTCGCGGCCGTCGGCGTGCTCACGAACTCCGCGGTGACGATCGTCGGCGCGATGGTCGTCGGCCCGGAGTTCGGGCCGCTGGCCGCGCTCGCCGTCGGCCTGGTGCTGCGGCACTGGCAGCTGGTCCGGCAGGCCGCGGTCGCGTTGTGCGCCGGGTTCCCGGCGGCGATGGTGGTCACCCTGGGTGGTGCGCTGCTCGTCCGCGTGACGGACGTCTTCGGCGCGGACGCGTTCCGGCTGGACCGGAACCACGAGGTCGACTTCGTGTTCTCCGTCGGCGTGCCGTCCCTGGTCGTCGCGATGCTCGCCGGTGCCGCCGGGATGCTCGCGATGACGTCGGCGAAGTCGGCCGCGCTGGTGGGTGTCTTCATCTCCGTGACCACGGTGCCGGCCGCGGGCTACGCGGTCGTCGCGGCCGTGGCGGGGGAGTGGAGCCGGTGCCTCCAGTCCGTCGGGCAGCTGCTGGTCAACCTTCTCGGAATCGTTGCAGCTGCGGCCATTGTGTTGATCGTGCGCCGGAATGGGCAACGTTCACGGGTGGAAATGCGTCCGCTTTCACGCGGGTGA
- a CDS encoding phosphotransferase has protein sequence MTVDTSSAGDAGVGAGAEQLALAAAVTAGESVLSRRFGSAITLVAPEDLAGSGPATVVRARVVSSFALPRTLVIKHYPQRPESGADPFAQEAVSYQLFTALAPDERMCPELVAHDGRDRVLVLEDLGRTPTLEDKLYARDSRAAERALLSWARSLGRLHASTAGREADFNALLRRLGGPAKSDADDVDALCARVPSLIQKRLGIPVPSDVLAQVTAAVEQSRAAGFRAFSPVELSPDNNLVTGQGVRFLDFENGRVRSALVDAAHLRLPFASWPDALALPAGMSEAMIAAWRAEVVGVWPAFADDEVLAGHLTSSELLRVWLITGEELESLNLARHAAPVSREAAFVTWWRDLAKHAGYVRMTAVSEFAARVAAALAARLGPHADLAFYPAFR, from the coding sequence ATGACAGTCGACACCTCCTCCGCCGGCGACGCTGGAGTCGGGGCAGGAGCCGAGCAGCTTGCCCTCGCCGCGGCGGTCACGGCGGGCGAGTCCGTTCTTTCACGCCGGTTCGGCAGCGCGATCACCCTGGTGGCGCCCGAGGACCTGGCGGGGAGCGGGCCGGCCACGGTGGTCCGCGCGCGGGTGGTGTCGTCGTTCGCGCTGCCGCGCACGCTCGTCATCAAGCACTACCCGCAGCGGCCGGAGTCCGGTGCCGACCCGTTCGCCCAGGAGGCGGTCAGCTACCAGCTGTTCACGGCGCTGGCGCCGGACGAGCGGATGTGCCCGGAGCTGGTGGCCCACGACGGCCGCGACCGCGTGCTCGTGCTGGAGGACCTCGGCCGCACGCCGACGCTGGAGGACAAGCTCTACGCGCGTGACTCCCGCGCGGCCGAGCGGGCGCTGCTGTCCTGGGCCCGCTCGCTGGGCAGGCTGCACGCGAGCACGGCGGGCCGCGAGGCCGACTTCAACGCGCTGCTGCGGCGCCTCGGCGGCCCGGCGAAGAGCGACGCGGACGACGTCGACGCGTTGTGCGCGCGGGTGCCGTCCCTGATCCAGAAGCGCCTGGGCATCCCGGTGCCTTCCGATGTTCTCGCGCAAGTGACGGCGGCGGTCGAACAGTCACGGGCGGCGGGGTTCCGGGCGTTCAGCCCGGTCGAGCTGAGCCCGGACAACAACCTCGTGACGGGCCAGGGCGTCCGGTTCCTCGACTTCGAGAACGGCCGGGTCCGATCGGCCCTGGTCGACGCAGCCCACCTGCGGCTGCCGTTCGCGAGCTGGCCCGACGCGCTCGCCCTCCCGGCCGGGATGAGCGAGGCGATGATCGCGGCCTGGCGGGCCGAGGTGGTCGGGGTGTGGCCCGCCTTCGCCGACGACGAGGTCCTGGCCGGGCACTTGACGTCGAGCGAGCTGCTGCGGGTGTGGCTGATCACCGGGGAGGAGCTGGAGTCCCTGAACCTGGCCCGGCACGCCGCCCCGGTCAGCCGCGAGGCGGCTTTCGTGACCTGGTGGCGCGATTTGGCCAAGCATGCCGGATATGTCCGGATGACGGCTGTTTCGGAGTTCGCCGCCCGGGTCGCCGCGGCTTTGGCTGCGAGGTTGGGGCCGCACGCTGATTTGGCGTTCTATCCCGCGTTTCGGTGA
- a CDS encoding SGNH/GDSL hydrolase family protein, producing MVVGVTVMSVDVTAWPEPPGPPLKRARRLAVLGDSTAVGLGDPLPRRAGWRGVGPLVAAALGVTGSGYLNPSFAGARMRCVLTEQVPAAVAHRPDVALLVAGMNDTLRPDFDASRIAGDLTEVIRRLRATGTTVLPVRFHDHSKVFRLPASLKRALSARVAELNAAIDDVVAREGVPCLDLALLPGAYDLASWSVDRLHPSELGHRMLAHGFTGLLAEAGFAVPEPVSLACSGGAQPSTTGHMGWLVLKGIPWLWRRGREFLPYAAVIMWNSFRAR from the coding sequence ATCGTCGTGGGCGTGACCGTGATGAGCGTCGATGTCACCGCCTGGCCCGAGCCTCCCGGACCGCCACTCAAACGAGCGCGGCGCCTGGCCGTTCTCGGCGACTCCACCGCCGTCGGGCTCGGGGATCCGCTTCCGCGGCGTGCCGGCTGGCGGGGCGTGGGTCCGCTGGTCGCCGCCGCGCTCGGGGTGACCGGGAGCGGCTACCTCAACCCCTCCTTCGCCGGGGCTCGGATGCGCTGCGTGCTCACCGAACAGGTGCCCGCGGCCGTCGCGCACCGGCCCGATGTGGCCCTTCTCGTCGCCGGGATGAACGACACCCTGCGGCCGGACTTCGACGCCTCGCGCATCGCCGGCGATCTCACCGAAGTCATCCGGCGGCTCCGCGCCACCGGGACCACCGTGCTGCCCGTCCGGTTCCACGACCACAGCAAGGTCTTCCGGCTCCCGGCGTCGCTCAAGCGCGCCCTCAGCGCCCGCGTCGCCGAACTCAACGCCGCCATCGACGACGTCGTCGCCCGGGAAGGCGTGCCCTGCCTCGATCTTGCACTGCTGCCCGGCGCCTACGATCTCGCCTCCTGGAGCGTCGACCGGCTGCACCCCTCCGAACTGGGACACCGCATGCTCGCGCACGGCTTCACCGGCCTGCTCGCCGAAGCCGGGTTCGCCGTGCCCGAACCGGTGAGTCTCGCCTGCAGCGGCGGGGCCCAGCCCAGCACCACGGGACACATGGGATGGCTGGTGCTCAAGGGAATCCCGTGGCTGTGGCGCCGCGGCCGCGAATTCCTGCCCTACGCCGCCGTCATCATGTGGAACTCGTTCCGCGCCCGCTGA
- a CDS encoding metallophosphoesterase family protein, giving the protein MNVAVLADIHGVLPALEAVLAEPDVRAAEKIVLLGDLLAGPMPAETLDRLRQLGDRAVWVRGNADRELAESARTGGTFVPDPIFPWAARQLRPADLPLLDALPLTVTLDGVLFCHATPRNDTEIVLVDSPPERWAEVLDGVTASTIVCGHTHMPFVRLADRRLVVNPGSVGMPYGARGAHWALLGDGVSLRRTEYDVEAACRYLAERSAYPGIEEWADSFVRNPASDEEALRVFSGRGTSST; this is encoded by the coding sequence ATGAACGTGGCGGTGCTGGCGGACATCCACGGCGTCCTCCCCGCGCTGGAGGCGGTCCTGGCGGAGCCGGACGTCCGGGCGGCGGAGAAGATCGTGCTGCTCGGCGACCTGCTCGCCGGGCCGATGCCGGCCGAGACCCTCGACCGGCTCCGGCAACTCGGCGACCGCGCGGTGTGGGTGCGCGGCAACGCCGACCGCGAGCTGGCCGAATCGGCACGCACCGGCGGCACGTTCGTCCCCGACCCGATCTTCCCGTGGGCGGCGCGGCAGCTGCGCCCGGCCGACCTCCCGCTGCTCGACGCCCTGCCGCTGACGGTGACCCTCGACGGCGTCCTGTTCTGCCACGCGACCCCGCGCAACGACACGGAAATCGTGCTGGTGGACTCGCCGCCGGAGCGCTGGGCGGAGGTCCTGGACGGCGTGACCGCGTCGACGATCGTCTGCGGCCACACGCACATGCCGTTCGTGCGGCTCGCGGACCGCCGGCTGGTGGTGAACCCGGGAAGTGTCGGAATGCCCTACGGCGCAAGGGGAGCACACTGGGCGTTGCTCGGCGACGGCGTCAGCCTGCGGCGCACGGAGTACGACGTCGAGGCGGCGTGCCGGTACCTGGCTGAGCGGTCGGCGTATCCCGGCATCGAGGAGTGGGCGGACTCCTTCGTCCGCAACCCGGCTTCGGACGAGGAGGCGCTGCGGGTGTTCAGCGGGCGCGGAACGAGTTCCACATGA
- a CDS encoding cytochrome P450 — translation MTTTMADTWGLHEAQFWLRGKQPEKRIEFAGELGMWTVYGHPEIEAILRDPATFSSETTRLVPKEMMPDPEYDISTGSILQMDPPLHNKMRKLVSRAFTPKVVADLEPRIATITRELLDAIPAGNRFELVEDLAYPLPVIVIAELLGVPASDRNLFKGWVDKMFESANQVSLVKKDEQQDAAILSSLEGQKALADYLGVHVDERRKQPREDLLTKLVEAELDGERLSRSDVVNFANILLLAGHITTTMLLGNAVLCLDLHREWDERVRADRSLVPPMIEESLRYLTPFAAVARVTMREVEVGGVTVPADQMLLCWVAAANRDDRVFDNPDTFDPLRAENPHLAFGRGIHFCIGAPLARLEGRVALNILFDRYPALRTIPGEPPKFQVNPNMTGVRELALTTE, via the coding sequence ATGACCACCACGATGGCCGACACCTGGGGACTCCACGAGGCCCAGTTCTGGCTGCGGGGGAAGCAACCGGAAAAGCGGATCGAGTTCGCCGGGGAACTGGGGATGTGGACCGTCTACGGGCACCCGGAGATCGAAGCGATCCTCCGCGACCCGGCGACGTTCTCCTCCGAAACCACGCGGCTGGTCCCGAAGGAGATGATGCCGGACCCCGAATACGACATCTCGACGGGCAGCATCCTGCAGATGGACCCGCCGCTGCACAACAAGATGCGCAAGCTGGTCAGCCGCGCGTTCACGCCGAAGGTGGTGGCGGACCTCGAGCCGCGGATCGCCACGATCACCCGCGAGCTGCTGGACGCGATCCCGGCCGGCAACCGGTTCGAGCTGGTCGAGGACCTCGCCTACCCGCTCCCGGTGATCGTCATCGCCGAGCTGCTGGGGGTCCCGGCGAGCGACCGGAACCTGTTCAAGGGCTGGGTGGACAAGATGTTCGAGTCCGCCAACCAGGTTTCGCTGGTGAAGAAGGACGAGCAGCAGGACGCGGCGATCCTGTCCTCCCTGGAGGGCCAGAAAGCGCTTGCCGACTACCTCGGCGTGCACGTCGACGAGCGGCGCAAGCAGCCGCGCGAGGACCTGCTGACGAAGCTGGTCGAGGCCGAGCTCGACGGCGAACGGCTGTCCCGCTCCGACGTCGTCAACTTCGCGAACATCCTGCTGCTGGCCGGCCACATCACCACGACGATGCTGCTCGGCAACGCGGTGCTGTGCCTGGACCTGCACCGGGAGTGGGACGAGCGGGTGCGCGCGGACCGCTCGCTCGTGCCGCCGATGATCGAGGAGTCGCTGCGGTACCTCACGCCGTTCGCGGCGGTGGCCCGCGTGACCATGCGGGAGGTCGAGGTCGGCGGCGTCACCGTGCCTGCCGACCAGATGCTGCTCTGCTGGGTGGCGGCGGCCAACCGCGACGACCGGGTGTTCGACAACCCGGACACGTTCGACCCGCTGCGCGCGGAGAACCCGCACCTGGCGTTCGGCCGCGGGATCCACTTCTGCATCGGCGCCCCGCTCGCGCGGCTGGAAGGCCGGGTGGCGCTGAACATCCTGTTCGACCGCTACCCGGCCCTGCGCACGATCCCGGGTGAGCCGCCGAAGTTCCAGGTCAACCCCAACATGACCGGGGTGCGGGAACTGGCGCTCACCACGGAATAG